TATGGTCATTTTGTTCCCTCCCTAGCAGCCTTCGTAGACAATGCTGGAAGATACTATAAAATGGGTTTGTTCCTAAAGATGTTCGTTTCGGTGAATTGACAAAAACTGTAGCAAGATTTTTCaattcgttaatcctaatctattTTATCCACTTGGGGAAGGGAATAAATGCTTACGGAAATCGAATCCTACCCATAAAAAAATTCTCTACCAATTGGGGTAGCATCCTGTAACTGAAAAAAGTGTAGGAATTGAAACTTCCTGTGACAGTTGCTATCATTTCCGTCATTCAAATCAAGAAGACAACTTTGAATcacttaccaaaagaaaaaaaaactggcaATGCTAATAGTAAAGCTCGCAATTTCTGCAAAACATCTCGGAAAAGCCAcccaaaagaaatggaaaatgatctacccaaaaaaatataagttcAAGAATTCTGGGTACAACGCTCCATCCAAAATCACGCTTTTACTTTTTTGTACTGCTTTATTTCTTTAATTATGCCATCAGAAAGTGCATCAACATCATTGTTCTTCCCGTAAAACTTCACAAATTCCATGTTAGGGTCCATCAAGTACCTGCAGaatataacaataaaaatcagCAGAACCTAGGAATTTCTATAATATCATTCAAGTTGAGCAAGCCCATGTCTCGTACGAAAAATTTGAGATAACggataaaaggaaaaagaaaacatttctaAGATTTGTAAAATATCAGTTAAAGTAGCGAAGAAATGTTTTCATTTTCCGAGCACCAATTGGTGAGgaaatgttttcatttttcgaGCACTGTGAAGCCAACATCAAACAACAGTCTAACAAATTCCAGTAAAGATATCCACATGAATGGTATACATACATGACTATTGAGTGATCGACAAGGTAGTCTGAGCCTTCCTCTTCTGTCTTCATATAGTAGACTCGATATGCACGAGCAACTTTCTTTATCTCCTCCGGGTTACCCGTTAGCCCAATCAAATTTGGGTGAAATTCTGCGACATTCAAATTCAAATGGATAATTTGAATGACATTTAAAAGCCTCATATGCAACTATCTAGTAGTAGCGCATCTCCAGTATGCAATTCCGATCTTATGAAAATCACCTTTGACATATTCATGAACTTGCTCAACAGTGTCTCTTTCAGGATCAACTGAGATAAATACTGGTACTACCTCAATCCCAGCACTTTTCTCTGCACCATAAAATGTAAAACGCAAGAAAGTCACAATCCTAaaggttaaaacttaaaagcatCAAGATAACTGCATATTCTCAAGTGAAGGATGATGCAACAACAGGCAGCAATAGGGAGAGTCATGCCCTCTAAATTTAGGCAAGGAatgcataaaaataaaatttgcatgCCTAGTCAAAACATTTGGCAAGAATTCTGCCAATAGTCAAAATAAATGTACATCTTTTTCTCAAGTCCCGAAGCATTATTTTTATTCCTTCTTTGGGTCCCATGGTCCCTAAATTTGTAGAAATACATGTGTTCACCACCAATATACTCAGTAAACACATGTTATGATTTTCCAAGTAGTTCATGTCCACCAATAATACTACTTTATTGCTTTTCCACCACACGAGATTGTTTAAATTTTCAGATTCtcatgaaatgaaatgaaacttTGCAAAAAACACATGATGATTTAAGTAATGAAAGATTTCCAATAAATTAGAGGTGTCTGATGTGCAGGTTAGGAGATTGGAGTTAAAAATAGCGTGAAAGATGTTAAATATCCAGTCTAATTAGATTAGACAGACACATCATGCTCAAACATATGGCATCAACATTTCCATTTCTGATCCCATATTCATTAAGCCCCAAATAACATGAAACAATTAGCAACTTACTTATTTTATCAACTGCAGCAGcaagcttttgtagctcatcaGGGCAGATATCAGGGCAATGAGTGAAGCCAAAATACATCACCGTCCATTTTCCCAGAAAATCTCCATCAGTTACTGCCTTACCATTATGGTTGACAAGACTGAATGGACCACCAATGGCTGCTTTCCCCACAGATGGTCCCTGTTTTACTGCAATTGATGCATTGTTTATATCTGTAGCAAGAAAATTCCAATCAGTACAAGTTCAAAATGTGAAAAATGATCAACTATTATGATTAATCACCCACTAAGTGTAGACCGAACGCATACGTTAATCACTCTCCGTAAAGTGTAGACCAACTTATAAAATGTAGGACATAAATAAGTCCAAATAAAACAAGCTTGACCATCTATCATGATGCAAGCTTACCTATCTAAATAGGTTacaaatccaaataaaataaGTGACAATAAAAGCAAGAAGCAAAAACACGAAGAATACAGTATTATTGATCTCTGTCAACAAACATCCACAGTCCTTGGATTCCTACTTACGCCACATAAATCAAAGGAAAACGTATCCATGACTCCAACTGGGTATTGATTACTAAGGAACCATCAAGAAAATATTCTTGAAAGAGTCCCATCACAACTTGTTTTGACTCAACAGCATGATTCAGTACCATCCTACTCACCGTAGGGATCTACCTTCAATATGCCGTCTCTTTTCGTTGTCATAGTAGAAGATCACACCTGCTCCAGTAGCAACCAGCAAAAGAAAGCTCAACCATGAGACAGGCTGCAAAGGGAAAATTGATCCATTTATCTTCAGCTATGAGTAATCATTAATGTATCGTTGGGACTGAGGAATCACAGTATGTGAGGCATGAAGCAGCTACACGAATGATTCAGGAAATAAAAGGAATTCCAAGCAGTTCTGGATATAGCCTGCACAGCTCTTGCTTAATGTCTGGATGTGGTAGGGTCCATTACATCACTTCAATTCAACTATAGGGGAGACCAGGAACAACACTACCAAGACAACATTGAACATAACTAGTATTTTTTCTATTCACTGAAGAATGAAATAGTGAGATGGAGGTTTTTGATGTTCCCATGAGAGGAACAACTAATATCGTCAATCCATTTAGATAGCCAGGGATGCGTAATGCATTCGATAAAAAGTCCACTGAAAGGAAATTCAGaatgcttaacaaattaagttcGTCAACATCTGGTACTTcagaaatgatatttttttcattcgGATATTTGATTAGCACTGACGAAGGAAAGATCGAgatagtgaattgttgaaacagAAAAATGAATATCATCAGATTCATCTCTTACATTTTAGAATGTTTAGTCTACAaagaatttaagaaaaaaagtaaattcgTCAAAGtcgcacaaaaaaaaaacaggtgcaTAGTGTCCCAGAATCAATGTTCAACTCAGGAGTACTGCAAGACGAAGGGTGATTATGCGCCTAGCATACAAAGAAGTGAACAAACACCATGTCTATGTTTGTACAGacatttgaaaaatcaaatgagGCCTTGTTGCAGTCTGTCACAGAGTTGAAAGCATTATCACTCGATATGATGATTTACTATAAATATCATCGTTTCAAATGAGCACTCAGCTAGTCACagacgaaaaagaaaaaaagaaaagaagaaagaagcttGTGTTCTAGAGCCGACCCTCTCAAAATTATCAATGCTGAGTACCTAAACTTTGAGGCAATACTGAATAGTTCGACATTTCATTctgatctttcttttttcttttttcttttgtttgagtAGGGGCCAGGGGAGTTCCGGTAGAGATTAAATTACAAGGACTCCAAAATTCCGCGAATAATAAGTAAGAAAAACATGCTCAGCAAATGTAGAATCATGTACAAATGCATGAATCTGACATTGGGGAGTCGAATTGCCATGAGTTGACCGATTATCGTATTCCGATTGACGTGGGGAGATCTAATTTCAAATTCTTCGTTAAAAATAGCGTTGGCAAACCCATATAACTCGAAGGAAAATACAAAGAATACTGCTATTATAATAGGGTTTTGAAAAATTACGGTGAGGCAGTCACCCCTGCCAGCCCCCATCAATCCATCTCTGTCTCAAACAACCACGGATCCAAAAGCCAAACCAATTACTACCATAGACTACTAAAAGCGTTCATTCATTCGCAATAAAAGCAAAGCATACAATTGTTTGTTATGAAGGAGTAATAAATATGCGTAAGCGATGAATAGAAAAATACCCCGCCACGAACGGACTTCCCCTGCTCAGAAGTGTTCTGTGATTGATCGGACTTGTCCCCTTTACCGGAATTACCTTCCGAAGATCCACCCGTGGATGAACTCGCTTGACTGGCGGTAGCAGTACTGGTACTGCTACAGAGAAATCTACGGTATATAGCATCCAGATGAATCTCCGATTGAGGGAGAGGTGGGCGGAGTAGAGACTGAGGAGGAAATCCATGGAAGGGACGAAAAGGGGGATTGGTTGTTCTCAACTGGGAGAGGGTGATTTTGGAAGCGAGGGAACGATAGATGCAGCCGAGGGTTGGGTTTCTTGATAACGCAGTGGTCGCCATGGAAATGTGCTTCTTTGTTGTGGGGTCTCTCGAGATCTTTGCCGTGAGTCTGTGACACAATTCGCAAGCAAAGGTAGAGGTTTTACCTAAAACCCTAGACCAGCTCCAAGCCTTTTCTCAAACCAATTTACATTTGGGAAAAAATCTTGGGAAATTGATGTCTGCACTTCCCTTTTTATTAtatacactatttttttttttacttttattcacgtgaatttattttttcactcTTTTATAAGTTTACTGTTTCACACATTAAAGGGTAATAGAGTAAATTCacatcaaataaagacaaaaaaatgagtgtataTGTTAAAATGAGGAgcgtagaaatcaattcccttgaTATGAGAATGATAGTTCAATGGAAATATTGGAGTGTAAGTGTATATATTTGCACAAAGTgaggggtgtttgggagcctattttttgactttttatttttaatttttcgactttttgaattatggtcataatgtattttgaatctggAAAATTGTTTGGATAATAtgtcagaatgtattttgcaacatgatttgtatttgaaagatatgtgcagaatgtattcTGTAGGTCTTTTTGCTaaccaaaatagaaaaagtgGAAAATGAGAAAATCAAAAGCTCCTCCTACCCTTTTTTCCAATTCTCTTCTCCAAACAACAATTTGAAGAAATCATTCTGAAAATTGAGTTTTGGGTAGCCCTTGCCAAACACCTAAAacttgaaaatgcaaaaaatagtgtaaaattttgaatttcacttaatttgagtaaaagtttagaattctgaaaataattttgtactccGCGTTTTCATAAATGCACTCTAAAAGTTGTCTTCCAtacttcaaaatttcaaattatgGAGTATGCaataagaacaaagaagaagaaatttgaATTGTACTTGTAAAAAAGTagagtgcaaaaattatttccTAATTCTTCAATACTCCAATTTTACGGACCCATTCGGAACTCATATTTATAATAGagtttttgattttcaatatAAGACGTTTGCACATTAAAATTATTCTAGCTTAAAACAGTAAAAGTATatgaattattttgttttcctttatttAGGCTACGACAATACTCACATGCCTGGTTGTatatgaaagaaattaaaaaatgagaatgtaaaataatctattttctactaaatcaaaccaaaattattaagattataagaaACTATTACACTAATAATATTCATAATAGTCTAAAATTAGATCTAATTTTCAAGAATATTTTAAAATCGTCAGGAGCCCGGATTCCCGCCCAACCCCAAGGTAGCTCGTTGACTACATGCGTTCCAAGTATCATAAATACCGGGCTTCCTCCCCACAAACATGACGTAGTACCTTTTATTTCCTACCATTCTAAGTCTGAAGAAGCAACCTACATTGAAGTGAATCTCAGATGAAGTATACTCTGTAATTTTAATGCTCCGGAAATTGCGGAGTTTTAAGGGGATTTGGTGGTTCCTTCGGCAAAGAAGTGGCCAGGTTTGAGGCGGTGGTTCTAGCGACATCTCCGATGACCAAggttttattttcttgtttttcttttcagttgGTTCTTGTTCATTCCCTGTTATGGAGTTTTTCGCTCTCTATGTGGAACTTTGTCTAccatttttgggtattttttttggagaatttttcataagtccactatagcactttTCAAAtccatctagtccacttctaagtttcataactcattaagtccactaataattttaatgaaaaaaatatctcaCCTAAGAAACAAGGGTCTTGTTTGGTTAAcacgaaaatatatattttctattttttttcgtttttgttgcaatcaagcctccgccgccaccaccactgcccCGCTGCCACCACCGCTGTcactgccgccgccgccgccatcacgccacatataatgttatatgtgtaacaaaaaacgtattttttcatttttctcgattttttgTATTGAACCCActacacttaacatttaacgttatatatgtgacaaatttctctttttgctttttcctatttttcttgtattgattttttaacgttatatgagtgataaaaatGTCCTAGCATACAATATTATATGTGTGGTAAAAAATTTCTAACATGCAatatttctttttgatttttcttgtttttagtctttaacgttatatgttcgtccatacaaaacatataacattatatgtgagttttttaatatctaaatatcgcaaaaaaaaaaaaaacagaacatataacattatatttgagcttctaCAACtatgaatctcacaaaaaaatagagcagaacatataacattatatatgagtttctgtagttctaaatctcataaaaaacagaatatataacattatatttgagcttctgtAACTCTAAGTCTTACAAAACAtgacatataaaattatatgttctcaaAACAATATCATATCTTTtcaacaatattatatatctcaaaaaataatattatatgttcACATATCATGCCACCATTATCCTTATTTTCAGTCGCACCTTGAATCccaagttgaatgttgatgagGCCACAGGGAGTCgagcttcattttttcaccGTTTCTTCATCGaatccttcaaaatttgtgattttctacCTCCAAATAGCATTCTCATAACCTCtatatttacatatatacatattcaaaacaacataaacaacattaatatatctcaaaaacgAGATATAATATTATACGTCTAACCCAAGAAAAAACACATATTACACATGACAGAAGttcacatataacattatatgctCCATTgtccatcacttattgaattggtccgcgcagcggcttcttcgacttgcttctgataatatATTGATATATCCATATGTGCTTTTGAGAGGCCGCTGCACGGACCTATTtaataagagaacatataacgttattagttcctctctttttttttttgaattttacaggacaaaatctcacatacaacgttatatgttctctatgcaaattaaaatatattttttatgtcaatacaaactcatttatatatatatatatacacacacacacacacacacacacacacgttaTAAATATACCGTTATATATGACATaagctcatatataacgttatacgGTACAAAAGGTCATATATAAAGTTATATGTtctatttattaaataacataaaatatttctaatctagaatgttatatattattatatctttCTTTAACTaataatgtttttaaaaaatgacattaaataacaacaaaaacacaaaaaaaaatattttttgtgtgacacaaaaaacacacatataaccttacatattttttcagaaaatacaaCCTGTTTCAATCTTATATGTCTAGCCCCagaaaaaatacacatataaccttatatatttattcaaaaaactctaAATATATCAGAAACAAGTCGGAGAGACCGCTGCGCAgaccaaatcaataagtgattgatgaaaaacacaaatataaccttatatatttattcaaaaaatttcagatCTCTAATCCTAAGAAAAGCACACATATAATcttatgtatttattcaaaaacctTCAAATCTGATAATTGCTCCTTCGGGGTCTGACAATCAACAGAACTGCTCCACTGGGGTCTGATAATTGCTCCACTGGGCTTTGTTGGGTAAACCAAAGTCTCCCTCTGAGATTCCGATTTTGGAAATTTGAATATTAAATTCAATTGTTCCACAGATAAGTTGGGTTCCTCCACCCAGAGGATTTGATCATAGCCAACTCCATTGGGTCTGTGATACTCTCGACTGATGCTCTCGAGGCTTGCGTCCTCGTCCTTATTCTTTTCCCAGGCGGACAGTTCACCaggggaggggaggagagagagagagggggagaggggaggctcagatctgttttgtgatctagggtttctctctatatatgttatataggagggtttttttggtcttgaaaaATATCTCTTTTTAAGTAAATTAGAGTTATTAGGTTATAtaactatattagtggactagatgagttatgaaatttagaagtggatttagtAAGTTACAAACATCTTATAGTAGACCTTccaccaattttttatatttttttcattttacttgGTGAGATCCTATTCAATCCACATGGCTAACCTAAAAGTCTCAAAAGTTGaggatcatttttcctaatGGAAGGTTCTGGATTTTGTAGCCCTTTGGGTAGTTTTTAATGATTAAATAGATACTCCTAAATAAATAGTTCCGACTATTATGTAAATAATGCAAATTGTCCTCCGACTAAGTGCAATTTTATTCAGGTGAATGTTACCCTCCTTCTTATTTGTTGAAATTAAGTCTCACCCCTGCAATatactttttgataagcatgacataACTTTGTGGTAAGacccacaccatttcaaccaataagaagatCGGTAATATTCAAGGACAGAACCAGAATTTTACCCTGGCAGtagcgaaatgtatactaaaaaaatctagtggtggcgagactatataagttggacataattttttttttacatataataattgcattttctaaaattcttgtcgtggcagtCACCGCCACTAAACCCCCCCGATCTCCTCCTTGGTAATACTCACTCtcttttataaaattaaattcCCTCGCGCTGCATAATTTAGAAACAGAAGGTTGATTTGTGTAGCGTATAACTTTGGTCTGGGCCGTCGGGCTTACTTATACAAGTCAGGCCAGTTtgttaaaattatttaataatgtCATTTGGACCTTAGAACAAAGTGATGGGGATTGGGCCCTTATTTTCATACTCGTAGTATTTTGTTATCTCTCTAGCAGCTAGCCTTCGTCACCAATGCTGGAAGAGAAAAATGGTTCCCTAATGATGTTCATTTTGGTGAATTGACAAAGCTGTTGTAAGATTCGACGACAAAAATATTATGGTATTGAACAACCCAAAAGGGTTTTGATTTTATCACGAGACTGTTACTTAACCATTACAATAAGATTCACAAACACGCATGCCAATTACAATCACTTCTTATATATTCCATCAACATCCATAATTAATCACGTATACATCGCCTTAATTTGATCTTTTACCAAATCAACTCTTGGTAAGACCATCTACCTCCTTCATGACCACTCTATCCTCTTGAATCAGTGACCCAAACTCGAGATTGTCGGAATCATCTTTGGTGCCAATGTACGAGCAGTTGCACAACTCGAGAGACGAGAAAAATGTGGCCTTGACTCCATTAAGGAGCTTTGTAGCCACACCATGGCCCTTTTTGGAACCAGGCGCGCTATGGGTTGTGCCTGGTGGTTTTTGGACCCTAGACAAAGCTGCAGAACTCTTCTCTTCACAATAGCCAGGGTTGATGCAATTCATGCACTTgctattttttctcatttatgGAATAGGCATGGAAACCAAAGTAAAGAATTTCTAGACCAACATAACATGGAATGTAGCACGACCATATACTGCAACCAAGGATAACTTAAAGAACAGGGTCACTTGAAGGATTCAAATGCACTAATCTACCCCACATACTTGGATTGATCAAAGGGTTTTGTACCTATTCTTTGCCAACCAACTGGGGCTAGCTCTATCGGCCAAGACTTAATTTGCATCTCATTAAGAGATCAGAAATTCGAATCTCCCCACCAACATGTCGGTATTCTTCTCTTAAATgggcttttcatttctttctttgtatCTACCCTATTATAGACTTagttcttgtattggttgagttgttagGCTTGGTTGTCTCGTGGAATTTCACAATTGATGCAATGTCACGTATTTGTATTTTCTACTTCATATATGGTGTAAATGATAACTtttatcgattgaaaaaaaaaattctttgccTAAAAACTACATAAAGAATCCCTAAAATGGGAAATGACAATATATAATCATTGGAATAATTTGGGGTGAGATTGATATTTGATactttcttttatgttttcccTCTTCTACACTTTCATAATCGACACACACGTAAAAAAATTATCTGAGGGAAACAGAGATGCATATTGTGATAAACTCGAGAAACTTTCTTGGTAAAAGAAAAACTAcagaaattttatatctaacTCAACAACTTAAGTTATTAGTCGGTGATGTTCCAAAATTATATTAAACGATCACTTATTTCATATTCAAGTAACGTCAGATTGTATTCATTTGCATCCCCTTCATGTGTAGTCAGGCACGGCTCTAAGATTTTAATACAgtggtgataaaaaaaatgtcataatttcttttttacataaagtataaatatttatttcggTTAGAAatttattgggtttgatttagTATAATGTTTTGTAGAGCTATAAATAGTATCTActtactcacaaatttaagtggattttaacttcttttttttgcgtGCGATTGATTCTGCGCCGACAATATTTAGGAAATACCAAAGtatatgtaaaataaatacaaatttcaatgcatttttttgaaataggagGTTCGCTTGAACCCCTTCAATACAATAGAGCCGTCCCTGTGTGTTCCATACCTAAACAAGGTGAAATCGTATTCCTTAACATAAACATCCACGTATGGGCAAACTTACTTTGATGATGCAGTAACAAAACACGGTCCTGCTAACCTCCGTCCACTAGATGGAGAATAATATGTCaataatttcaaataagttc
This DNA window, taken from Rhododendron vialii isolate Sample 1 chromosome 8a, ASM3025357v1, encodes the following:
- the LOC131335667 gene encoding protein SCO1 homolog 1, mitochondrial produces the protein MATTALSRNPTLGCIYRSLASKITLSQLRTTNPPFRPFHGFPPQSLLRPPLPQSEIHLDAIYRRFLCSSTSTATASQASSSTGGSSEGNSGKGDKSDQSQNTSEQGKSVRGGPVSWLSFLLLVATGAGVIFYYDNEKRRHIEDINNASIAVKQGPSVGKAAIGGPFSLVNHNGKAVTDGDFLGKWTVMYFGFTHCPDICPDELQKLAAAVDKIKKSAGIEVVPVFISVDPERDTVEQVHEYVKEFHPNLIGLTGNPEEIKKVARAYRVYYMKTEEEGSDYLVDHSIVMYLMDPNMEFVKFYGKNNDVDALSDGIIKEIKQYKKVKA